One part of the Bacillus rossius redtenbacheri isolate Brsri chromosome 18, Brsri_v3, whole genome shotgun sequence genome encodes these proteins:
- the LOC134541165 gene encoding cuticle protein 16.5-like codes for MYKLVVLSALFAAAAARPSVGHGAAGLAYAAHGLAYAAPALAYAAPITGTAITKNVHYAATPVVTGYSSTVVKPNLGALATPAEIVSKQAVVAPARSVATITPQVTQVEPEVTVQKVAVDVPVPTPVVSEVEVRAPAVSYAAPAVSYAAPAISYGAHAISYGAPAVHLKTLAAAPAISYGAHAISYGAPTLSYAAPAVSYGAPAVHVKTLAAETVW; via the exons ATGTACAAGCTG GTGGTGTTGTCCGCTCTgttcgccgccgccgccgccaggcCCAGCGTGGGCCACGGCGCCGCCGGCCTGGCCTACGCCGCCCACGGCCTggcctacgccgcccccgcccTGGCCTACGCCGCCCCCATCACCGGCACGGCCATCACCAAGAACGTGCACTACGCCGCCACGCCCGTGGTCACCGGCTACTCGTCCACCGTGGTGAAGCCCAACCTGGGCGCCCTGGCCACTCCCGCCGAGATCGTCTCCAAGCAGGCG GTCGTCGCCCCCGCGCGCTCCGTCGCCACCATCACGCCCCAGGTGACGCAGGTCGAGCCCGAGGTCACCGTGCAGAAGGTGGCAGTCGACGTGCCGGTGCCGACCCCCGTCGTCAGCGAGGTCGAGGTCCGCGCCCCCGCCGTCtcctacgccgcccccgccgtcTCCTACGCCGCCCCCGCTATCTCCTACGGCGCCCACGCCATCTCCTACGGCGCCCCTGCCGTGCACCTGAAGACCCTGGCCGCCGCCCCCGCTATCTCCTACGGCGCCCACGCCATCTCCTACGGCGCCCCCACCCTCtcctacgccgcccccgccgtcTCTTACGGCGCCCCCGCCGTGCACGTCAAGACCCTGGCGGCGGAGACCGTCTGGTAG